The proteins below are encoded in one region of Engraulis encrasicolus isolate BLACKSEA-1 chromosome 1, IST_EnEncr_1.0, whole genome shotgun sequence:
- the LOC134452562 gene encoding apolipoprotein L4-like gives MLQSRPMLQHRFSFPFATQDLATSRRMSEGELKRLLVRWSSVKGSAHIPCLEMDVIDIANEARHVRRAMLLFDALLVSREQMFLDSIDELNNMADKLGGGQKKMKAAGIAGGTVGGVGVAATVAGVALAPCTMGVSLVLAAAGVGMAAAGGAGGALALKKKTANTRRRKKVEEIVQDYKSNMADVEDCLGFIALGMERLRQIHPNVIQQLDVETYTMHRLAVELRDQKANLRLSRRSSSLSATGMDILVSKSDKNSEAARKIRQQVELMESGLGELIGIRDKINYVNTVHMLY, from the exons ATGTTACAGTCCAGACCAATGCTTCAGCATCGATTCTCTTTTCCATTCGCAACACAGGACTTGGCAACCAGCCGAAGAATGTCAGAG GGAGAACTGAAAAGACTCTTGGTTCGGTGGAGCAGTGTAAAAG GCTCAGCGCACATACCCTGCCTAGAGATGGATGTCAT AGATATCGCTAACGAAGCCCGGCATGTAAGACGTGCCATGTTGCTTTTCGACGCTCTCCTGGTGAGCAGGGAGCAGATGTTCCTGGACTCCATCGACGAGCTCAACAACATGGCCGACAAGCTGGGCGGCGGTCAGAAGAAGATGAAGGCGGCGGGCATCGCTGGTGGCACTGTGGGGGGCGTGGGTGTGGCGGCTACGGTGGCAG GTGTGGCCTTGGCTCCATGTACTATGGGAGTGTCTTTGGTTCTGGCGGCTGCCGGTGTTGGAATGGCCGCTGCCGGTGGTGCCGGAGGAGCTCTGGCGTTGAAAAAGAAAACGGCCAACACACGGAGGaggaagaaggtggaggagatCGTGCAGGACTACAAATCCAACATGGCGGACGTGGAGGACTGTCTGGGGTTTATCGCTCTGGGCATGGAGCGCTTGAGACAAATCCACCCGAACGTCATCCAACAATTGGACGTGGAAACGTACACGATGCATCGGCTGGCGGTGGAGCTCAGAGATCAAAAGGCCAACCTGAGACTGAGTAGGCGTTCCTCCAGCCTTTCCGCAACCGGCATGGACATCTTGGTCAGCAAGAGTGACAAGAACAGCGAGGCGGCCAGGAAGATCCGACAACAGGTCGAGCTGATGGAGAGCGGCCTGGGGGAGTTGATTGGCATCAGGGATAAGATTAACTATGTAAATACAGTGCATATGTTATACTAG